The following coding sequences lie in one Caproicibacterium argilliputei genomic window:
- a CDS encoding phage minor head protein — translation MILLHTAVNKAADPQQEALQRIRRFLDTWEPTVKRVVVGGRDENNASYKDIRTALLSGEIPQQLFLQWQQKYAMYVVDALQPVWDAAFESAAKEVENSREGFLFDSFAPAVKKWTENRAADFVTSCSLETKKGIKAALKRTVYHEEIGVDELAKVIRPMIGLTRPQVVANQNYYNRLLGSNVKPRKAAEQAIRYAERQHRYRAQMIARTETAMAYNQAEYEVIRQAQRAGYMGHTVKIWCTAADERTCSTCHSLDGKRCEVKSDFTLQVKIKDDLLASSTIGRVPPAHPHCRCTLLYEEVEEPDLSYISSTQLSETSSKKITQITDETIEDIPLVQVPGYSKQECIEIQKQHKILLRESKENNAGHEVSFAFSKDFSRIEKSFGSEKDAYANISGLGEDVFVMHNHPRNSSYSTQDLTFLISNDEVKVLTIVTNSGKIEALVKTDSYDKEKTITMFIRIFNPLLDNRSKNTYNKAVAKFIAKASKEGLLQWITSIS, via the coding sequence TTGATACTTTTACATACCGCGGTCAACAAGGCCGCAGACCCACAGCAGGAAGCCCTACAGCGGATACGTCGCTTTTTAGATACGTGGGAACCGACCGTTAAGCGAGTTGTCGTGGGCGGTCGGGATGAAAACAATGCATCTTACAAGGATATACGCACAGCGCTGTTGAGCGGAGAGATCCCTCAGCAGCTTTTTTTGCAATGGCAGCAGAAATACGCCATGTATGTCGTGGACGCACTGCAGCCTGTGTGGGATGCAGCCTTTGAGAGCGCGGCAAAGGAAGTTGAGAACAGCCGGGAAGGTTTTCTGTTTGACAGTTTCGCGCCCGCTGTGAAAAAGTGGACGGAAAACCGCGCCGCCGATTTTGTTACGAGCTGCTCACTTGAAACAAAAAAAGGAATCAAGGCCGCCCTCAAACGAACCGTTTATCACGAAGAAATCGGTGTAGACGAGCTTGCTAAAGTGATACGTCCTATGATTGGGCTTACGCGTCCGCAGGTCGTTGCCAATCAGAACTACTACAATCGGCTACTGGGCAGCAACGTAAAGCCTAGAAAGGCTGCGGAGCAGGCGATACGGTACGCGGAACGGCAGCACCGGTACCGGGCACAGATGATTGCCCGGACAGAAACCGCAATGGCGTACAACCAAGCCGAGTATGAGGTTATTCGGCAAGCTCAGCGAGCCGGGTACATGGGCCACACCGTGAAAATTTGGTGCACAGCGGCTGATGAGCGTACTTGCTCTACCTGCCACTCACTGGATGGCAAGCGGTGCGAAGTGAAAAGCGATTTTACGTTGCAGGTAAAAATAAAAGACGACTTACTGGCGTCTTCTACAATAGGACGCGTCCCTCCTGCACATCCACATTGTCGGTGTACGCTGCTTTATGAAGAAGTTGAAGAACCTGACCTATCATACATATCATCAACTCAATTGTCGGAAACGTCAAGCAAAAAAATCACGCAAATTACAGATGAAACTATCGAAGATATTCCTCTGGTACAGGTTCCGGGCTATTCAAAACAAGAGTGCATCGAAATTCAAAAACAGCATAAGATATTATTAAGAGAATCAAAAGAGAATAATGCTGGGCATGAAGTTTCCTTTGCATTTTCTAAAGATTTTTCACGAATTGAAAAGTCTTTCGGAAGCGAAAAAGATGCATATGCGAATATTTCTGGACTTGGGGAAGATGTATTCGTTATGCATAATCATCCAAGAAACAGTAGCTATTCTACGCAGGACTTAACATTTTTAATAAGCAATGATGAAGTGAAAGTTCTAACAATTGTAACTAATTCTGGGAAGATAGAGGCTTTAGTAAAAACAGATTCTTACGATAAGGAGAAAACGATAACTATGTTTATAAGGATATTTAATCCTTTACTTGATAATCGGTCAAAAAATACGTATAATAAAGCTGTAGCAAAATTTATAGCAAAGGCTTCAAAGGAGGGTCTATTACAATGGATAACAAGTATAAGTTAG
- a CDS encoding XkdF-like putative serine protease domain-containing protein yields the protein MAEAKTFNQVLGAPAVQKSRFRIFKTDEDKHLVFGWANISIRQDGEEILDYQQDMIDPDDLETAAYEYVLNFRDGGEEHNPDRRKVARLVESCVFTADKLVAMGLPVDAVPQGWWIGFYVDDANTWDKIKDGTYQMFSIEGTATRQPVEGGDSDENSESED from the coding sequence ATGGCAGAAGCAAAGACTTTTAACCAGGTTTTAGGTGCACCCGCTGTGCAGAAAAGCCGGTTCAGAATATTCAAAACCGACGAAGACAAGCACCTGGTATTCGGTTGGGCGAATATCTCCATTCGGCAGGACGGCGAAGAAATCCTCGATTATCAGCAGGATATGATTGATCCGGATGATTTGGAGACAGCTGCGTATGAGTATGTACTGAATTTTCGGGACGGCGGAGAAGAGCACAACCCCGACCGCCGCAAGGTGGCACGGCTTGTTGAGAGTTGCGTTTTCACAGCAGACAAACTGGTTGCAATGGGACTGCCGGTTGACGCTGTACCGCAGGGCTGGTGGATTGGCTTTTATGTAGACGATGCCAATACCTGGGACAAAATTAAGGACGGCACTTATCAAATGTTTAGCATTGAGGGTACTGCCACCCGGCAGCCCGTGGAAGGAGGTGATAGCGATGAAAATTCGGAAAGCGAAGACTGA